aagtcgcTTTCTACCTGGTTATCCATGACAAATACAAGAGCCATATGATTTTCGCAACATTGGGTTGTGATTAATAATTACAGGCATTAAACGCTACGTCTTGTAATGgaattcctttttttatcacATTTGGAAATGAAGATACATCGAGAACAGTATTCTGTGATATCGCTGTTCACGCTTACTTGCTACTTCATTCTTTTGAGTTCTATGCATTGCGTAACACATGTGTTTCCAATTCTGAATCTATATGTATTTATCAATGTTTTCAAAAACTGGATTACCGTTCACTAGTTCACGTTACCTTCATTCTCAGTTGTTCTTTCTGTAGATGCTGTTCTACTAGGTTCAAGTTTCCACTGTCATCGATCATATGCATCTCATCAAACACTGCACCCCATTCATATTCGcccttttccaaaaagcaTATTCCAAGATCAAAAGTCCTCGAGGAGTTTGCCTTCAATGGCATTCCAATGCTTTGTTGTAGAACACCATTGATAAGAATTCTTTTCTCTAAAGGTAATCTGGAACCTTTGCAAACTGGAATTTGTCTAAGCATTCCTTGGATTTCATGACTCCCCCGGTTGATTAAGTAGGTCCTCACTGTATAGAACTCACTCAGTTTCACGTCATCAAAAATCACTTTCTGTTCATTCTCATCATGGAGTTCTAACTTTATATCTATATTTGAAACCGCAATCATATTTGCCATTTTAGAAGAAAATCGGATGCTCCGCAGATCAATCGTTCCTGACCTACCAGCATATATACTgttttcaacatcatcaggAATCTTCCAGCACGCACGAATTCGCTGTAAAAGTTCGTTACGAAGCCAAAATGCCCTTCTAGTAAATTTTTGCTCTTCCTTTGGTGTTTTTGAATCATAAATGAATTGTTTGTTGCGAAGACTTGGAATTCTTCTATCCAAATACTCTTCACTAAACTTCATTCTCTCTATGGGCACCAATAttcttgttgtttttttgcttcCCAGACGAATTTTAGTGGCAAAAGTGTTATCCAAATTTCCTGTTAACAAACCACTTTCTTCCTGAAAGGATTTGTTCTTTGATCCTTCAAGCAAGCATTGAATGCAGATCTCGATTTCTTCAGTCCATGAGTTCAGAAAATCAAGAGCAAGAAGACAAAAATCAGAGATTCTGAGGTCCGAAGAGCATGCTTTCTTCAAGAATGGCCAACAATCACCCCCTTTATTCTCATCTGTAACTTCGGTGTGAGATGACAATGGAATTGTATCACATCCCACAAGCTCAACGCTTGGATAAACAGTGACATTTACAGGAATGGTGATACTTCTCgtgaattttgaaattgcGTTGTTTTTGTCTGTATTTATGGatgcattttcatttatatctttcGGTGTTCTGCATCCATAACGTAGAATAAGTTTGGCTTCTTTAACGCCTCTTTTCCCCCATATTTCCATTCGTAATGTAAACGTGCTATTTCCACAAACCTCGACAAGTTCCGGTTTATTAAGAATCTTAAAAGGTTTTTTCTtaattaaataatattCTATTTCATAAGTCTCATTTGCTGGTAAGTTTTTGTTGGCAAGAAGCTCATTTAAAGGTTCAATTGTTGAATCTAGAAAGGTTGAAACCATATCATTAATATGTATTGATGAGCAGTTCTTCAAGCTAATTTCAAATTGTTTGCATTCCCCTTCGAGTAACAAAATCCATttattgttgaaatttgttTCAGCCAATCTAAGTAAAGGTTGTTCATGAATTACATTAAACTTCCAAGTCTTATATCTCGTAATTGGTAACGTTGATATCAAATTCAACGATGTACTTGCAGAAATATCTTTACATTTAGAACGCAATGATTCCGCGATCACTGCCTCTGCATgactccttcttttttcagccCTATTCAATCCCGATGGCTCTTTATCAATGTTGAATGCCTGCTCTTTCAAAGCCCTAAACTCTTGCGGCTTGCATCCACATACTGATGCTTTTATGCCAGTGATATTAACTGTGCCGTAAGAATGCGCAATAACAAATAATGGTATTGAGGCCGTACTCTGTCTTTTTACCACAATTTGAGTACCATTTGAAGTCGTTATAATGCCCTTCCTTTTAATGTTTATATGCGTTTCCACAACACTTTCTCCTTCCGTTAAAAGTTGAATATTTCTAATTCCAATAGGAAAGGCAAAAGGATTTTTGACTATTATATTAGCCTCATATATCTCATTTTGGACCAATGCCCCACTTGTTTCCTCGCTAGTTGAAATGCATACGTTAGAAAGCATATTTTGATCCCAATATTCTGGTTGAACGTCCGAAGAAACAGTTAACTTCCTTAGATCGTCATatatttgtatctgctGAAGATCAGATAATAAGTTATAGAAGTACTTTAATAGTACGGAGCcatatttcatcatacCATTCACACTGTTTAattgctttgaaaaaattaatgcaTTCAAAAGAGCTCTTTTCTGAAGTGCATTTGGTAATCCTGCTATAGATGGTGTTCTGTCAACATCTATCCCATAAACCCTGCATTGttgatcaaaaattttcatatCAAAGCTTGAATCAACCAGACTAACATTGTGATTTTTAGAAAAATCACTAGAAATCAACAGCGTTATTAACGCATTTATAAGCAGTGACCTTTTTCTATGTAAACCCAATGTATCATATATTAATATCATCTGGTTATAAATATTACAACGCTGGGATGTTGACAACTCGTTGAAGCGTGCACCAAAAATCTCTGAGGATGCTTCAGTTAGCTGTAAAGAATCAAAATTTGGCTTAGAGACTGAACTATTTGAAATCGGAATATTGGTCACGATATTATGAATAATACTTCTATTGAGTTCATGCTCCCCGCAGATGCGTATAAGAAGGCAAAGATGTCTAAGCCTTGCCTCAcaataaatcaaaaaaggtaaaaagTCCTTTCCGCTATCTTCGCATTTCCGATAATACACGAACACCTTTAAACAAGCTTTATCTATAAATTGCTGAACCGTAGAGAGTGGTAATGGAGCAATTTGAGCAGCAGAAGAAACCTCTAAAGAGTTTGATATAGAAGAGTGAAGCTGCAACGACGATCTTGGAGAAGTTGTTGGTGACACGAACGGTGATAAAGAGGAGTCTCGATTCTTATTTAATATGTTTGACACAAAGCTTGGAAGTTGAAAACCAGCATTTAAAAAAgctaataaaaataagcaaACAGAAAGCCCATCCAACGCAGATGCAAGCCACAGGTAATCGCTTGCGGcctttaaataaaaaatggctTCACAAAAGTTAGATAACGATTGTTTTAAGTTACCAgcaagaagataaaaattggcgtatattttcaatctcCGTCCCCttgttttgtattttctaATCTTCTCTGCACTGAGTTCGAAAGAATCCGAAATTCGGTGTCTTTGTTTTTCAATCAGTGATTCTCCCCTCTTGATATCATCTCCACTAATCGACCCAGGCGATCGTAGTGTAACATGTTCGTATGCAGAAGCATAAGTAGAAAACTCTGCCAGAAATCTTGATGATAGATGTGACAATGCCTCCCtaagatttgaaaaatctGCCTTCAATGAAAAAACGCCATTAACGTCGCTATCGTAACTTGAATTGGCATCACAAAATACAAAgagaaaatgtgaaataGCACTTGGGTATCTCTTCTTTAGTGCCGAAAGTTTGTCTCGcaattcttcttcctcgAGGTTATTGTTATATGTAAGCAATCCGATTATCACAAAAGTTTTCCTGAATGGCTCAAAATCGTGTAGAAATAAGGTATCTGTATCATCATTGTGCGAactaaaataataaaatatccTACCCCCTGGATATGCTTGAGGGTTAAATATTCCTGGATTTGGTGTTAAGTCCATCAATCGTACATCTTTAAGCTTTCTTAATTGATCGACATAGCCCTGGTACACGGTTCTTTCCATCTGCCCAATGGGTACCGCTAGTACTCGTATACAAGCGGGACCAATGAACTGGAAATTGCTCATGATGTCTACGGACAATAAGGGGAATTGCTTTTAGTAcaaaggaaatgaaaaataaaagcttACGTGTgttcattcattcattattatttgatcCATGAACATCGATCACCGAGCAGATCGATGTTCAAaatccttcaaaaaaagttagaacaaaaataaagtggaCGAGACAGGATTTGAACCAGTGACCTTCTGCTTGCAGGGCAGACGCGCTACCAACTGCGCTACACGCCCAGACATCATAAAAATGTATGGCAATTTGAATAGCAGCACAAACttaattatttatatattgcattttatttgttttttgtttaaaatatttttcagaaGATCATGAAGTCGGAGTTaatgtcggacatatgagaatattacctagtattagataatctattattatatgtcattagatttattttgtcggagttaagagagaccttatgagttactcccgggctttagctatcaaactccttctttaatagaactaataagaacctagcagtcggggagattcagacaattgtaaggtcggttacctaagtgggtggatataaatgtaccaagtggtctgtgtgataatgttaatgcctttaacattctaacaattgtgtatgtgtcaccatagaagaaaatgaatttacttcctttactctgttaccatcaaagtggagtcgaactagttgtattgcaaaataggctatcgggtctcgtcccttcgtagaagaaacaagttatataaaaagaggtaaagtaaagtaaaaataaaaaggaaaataaagtgaggtaatcatacataatataaaaaaaagatttaattctcagaaacagaattatgatcgcgcataattatttttctgctgattccctaacatacacagttagtgcattttatccaggattgtctctattagatattattctaaatcttcgttattttagaataagttcagatctcaaaacaaataaatctaatgacatataataatagattatctaatactaggtaatattctcatatgtccgacatagaatgacccccataacaaaatagggtccttacgaacacgtttgtaatccagcgagaacccgaaggttactcttggtttcagctgaaggttcacttcaagatggatttccttatatgaatatgtattgcaaattacacaataaagtcgtcctcccttctaagagacacatagtatataaggaaaaagtagtacatacatacatataagagatatttttccgcagaagtggaataggtcattctcagccgaaagtagattagggagaaatttatttcgcaggaaaaatttccccgcgaattatttcttatatctgtccgaacattaatttgattcacatattataaatcaaataccagttgaacctttatgcgttattatcatataaaacattattataactcataagTTCCGACATATGGACTGGCCCCAGGTTCTCTGGAAATCAGATATGATTGATTAGATTTCAGGTTACTCTGGTGATGTGCTGGGAGAGAAGTTTATTGTGCAAATCTAGATAATCTCGGAaacatattatttttattcaatgGCTCTATACCTGAGAAAATAGAGGCACTGCAAGCAGCTATATATAAAACATTTATGTACTGTTGCTGAAgtagtgttaccagattaGTATACTTGTTCGATATTCCAGAAGACATTCATTTTAGGGTTGAAAGCAAACATGTAGGTATGaatctttcattttatttgggGAACATTACAATTTGAGTAATACTTTCTTTTACATTGTTTATTGCCCTTAGGGCTTGTTCATACCAATGTACTATATGCTTGAAGGAACAACATTAAACATCCCTCTATGCTCCTCTCGATCTATATAACTTTATCTTGTGTGAATAAAATCGATTCCCGTGCATAACAATAACGTTTCCAGAAAATAATTCATATTAATTAATAACAGTACCCAGAAAAAAGGTTCATAACTGCATAATGATTTGAATTAGGATTTATTAACTACAGCAATAAAATGTTTAGTATCATGCGGATCATAATATCGAGGGGCTTAATACAACAGGCATACATTTTTCTGTCCTTCTAGGTTTCCTATCTTATTTCATTGAATTATCTTTAAGTATTATGTAAAAATGGTCATCTTAAAacaattaaaaagaaaattgacaCACATTATATTCCCAACTGCTTTTTGA
The sequence above is a segment of the Brettanomyces bruxellensis chromosome 6, complete sequence genome. Coding sequences within it:
- a CDS encoding uncharacterized protein (BUSCO:EOG0926077L) — protein: MSNFQFIGPACIRVLAVPIGQMERTVYQGYVDQLRKLKDVRLMDLTPNPGIFNPQAYPGGRIFYYFSSHNDDTDTLFLHDFEPFRKTFVIIGLLTYNNNLEEEELRDKLSALKKRYPSAISHFLFVFCDANSSYDSDVNGVFSLKADFSNLREALSHLSSRFLAEFSTYASAYEHVTLRSPGSISGDDIKRGESLIEKQRHRISDSFELSAEKIRKYKTRGRRLKIYANFYLLAGNLKQSLSNFCEAIFYLKAASDYLWLASALDGLSVCLFLLAFLNAGFQLPSFVSNILNKNRDSSLSPFVSPTTSPRSSLQLHSSISNSLEVSSAAQIAPLPLSTVQQFIDKACLKVFVYYRKCEDSGKDFLPFLIYCEARLRHLCLLIRICGEHELNRSIIHNIVTNIPISNSSVSKPNFDSLQLTEASSEIFGARFNELSTSQRCNIYNQMILIYDTLGLHRKRSLLINALITLLISSDFSKNHNVSLVDSSFDMKIFDQQCRVYGIDVDRTPSIAGLPNALQKRALLNALIFSKQLNSVNGMMKYGSVLLKYFYNLLSDLQQIQIYDDLRKLTVSSDVQPEYWDQNMLSNVCISTSEETSGALVQNEIYEANIIVKNPFAFPIGIRNIQLLTEGESVVETHINIKRKGIITTSNGTQIVVKRQSTASIPLFVIAHSYGTVNITGIKASVCGCKPQEFRALKEQAFNIDKEPSGLNRAEKRRSHAEAVIAESLRSKCKDISASTSLNLISTLPITRYKTWKFNVIHEQPLLRLAETNFNNKWILLLEGECKQFEISLKNCSSIHINDMVSTFLDSTIEPLNELLANKNLPANETYEIEYYLIKKKPFKILNKPELVEVCGNSTFTLRMEIWGKRGVKEAKLILRYGCRTPKDINENASINTDKNNAISKFTRSITIPVNVTVYPSVELVGCDTIPLSSHTEVTDENKGGDCWPFLKKACSSDLRISDFCLLALDFLNSWTEEIEICIQCLLEGSKNKSFQEESGLLTGNLDNTFATKIRLGSKKTTRILVPIERMKFSEEYLDRRIPSLRNKQFIYDSKTPKEEQKFTRRAFWLRNELLQRIRACWKIPDDVENSIYAGRSGTIDLRSIRFSSKMANMIAVSNIDIKLELHDENEQKVIFDDVKLSEFYTVRTYLINRGSHEIQGMLRQIPVCKGSRLPLEKRILINGVLQQSIGMPLKANSSRTFDLGICFLEKGEYEWGAVFDEMHMIDDSGNLNLVEQHLQKEQLRMKVT